Proteins from one Hyperolius riggenbachi isolate aHypRig1 chromosome 4, aHypRig1.pri, whole genome shotgun sequence genomic window:
- the CHRD gene encoding chordin isoform X1, whose product MERTCAHLLLLALWMLDVGASRRKMFLPIKPEQDLVPSKSHIGCYLGDRVYSLDDTWHPDLGKPVGIAYCTVCRCEAHRSRWGKETGKISCKNIKRQCPTLTCANPIEVPGQCCRVCPKSSPVPPAKKSEFMFDEFEHFQEKDDDLYNDRSYLNSDDVAVEDSHTEYVAFLTASSDMWPTMNSGLAKAKFNLQSSNLLFSITYKGIDSVSRVRFTDSDESVLFEHPVHRVRNPEGDTICGIWRSFPRSSLHLLRLGQIHVSLVTPTLSKPDISGKIIRHKAFFSESFSALLTPENPEEGMERGLAMLTLSDVDDNLHFILMLRGIQGGEREIIAITVQILHHNHVIREFYANITVQDPDFAEVLPDLSSREMQWLAHGQLKIAVQTTGRHGQRICGVITVRKSCDTFQSVLSGGDALTPTKTGSVGSATLTLHENGTVEYQLQIVGIQSDVTAVTLETKPRRKIRRNVLYDLTKDLNNGKVCGCWTGANARDLHMLLQSELFLNVATKDFQEGELRGQITPLLYSGLWVMYEEHPIPLAGMFVSPPLQTGSAGHAWVSLDEHCHLHYQIVVTGLGRAEDAALHAHLLGIAELGEVSDSSHGHKRMLKGFYGSEAQGSVKDLDLELFRHLNSGTAYIQVSTKLNERGEIRGPLHIPNSCESGVTQLSPEDLEYEPVEKSTQDHSEEVIKEPTSCFFEGKRRVHGARWAPDYDKKCSVCTCEKQTPTCEPIVCQPLNCTQTVQLPDQCCPVCKEKKHSGQHSDGCFFSGKWRDAGTRWHPEIFPFGVVSCALCSCKSSAQGLHCEREECPELTCAKPYRENPMDCCKKCPAEEPNPLYMADRMQSDEPRHCKIMSRLYGNNEEWHPTVVDHGTVKCLTCVCTDGVPKCHKQKWKCSHPECRGNRRFTKYCCRDCEGSHYEHEKTKPEEHESH is encoded by the exons ATGGAGAGGACATGTGCCCATCTCCTCCTGTTGGCACTGTGGATGCTGGATGTTGGTGCCTCACGTCGCAAAATGTTTCTTCCCATCAAACCTGAGCAGGATCTGGTGCCATCTAAGTCCCACATAG GTTGCTACCTTGGAGACAGAGTCTACTCTCTGGACGATACATGGCATCCAGATCTGGGCAAGCCGGTTGGAATAGCCTACTGCACAGTGTGTCGCTGTGAGGCA cATCGGAGTCGCTGGGGAAAAGAAACTGGGAAGATCAGCTGCAAAAACATCAAGCGTCAATGCCCTACACTCACCTGTGCTAATCCCATCGAAGTCCCAGGACAATGCTGCCGGGTGTGTCCCAAGT CTTCTCCTGTTCCACCTGCGAAGAAATCCGAGTTTATGTTTGATGAGTTTGAGCATTTCCAGGAAAAAGATGATGATCTCTATAATGACCGTTCTTACCTGAACTCTGACGATGTGGCTGTGGAGGACAGCCATACAG aatatgTAGCATTTTTGACTGCTTCCAGTGACATGTGGCCAACAATGAACAGCGGTCTTGCCAAGGCCAAATTTAATTTACAGAGTTCCAATCTACTGTTTTCTATTACTTACAAAGG gataGATAGTGTTTCCCGTGTTCGCTTCACAGATTCTGATGAATCTGTGTTATTTGAGCATCCTGTGCACAGGGTGAGGAACCCGGAAGGAGACACA ATCTGTGGCATTTGGCGGTCATTTCCTCGCTCCTCTCTTCACCTCCTTCGTTTGGGACAAATTCATGTTTCCTTGGTCACCCCAACACTGTCAAAGCCTGACATTTCTGGCAAGATTATCCGacacaaagcttttttttcag AGTCTTTTAGTGCCCTTCTAACACCAGAGAACCCAGAGGAGGGAATGGAACGAGGCCTTGCCATGCTAACGCTTAGTGACGTGGATGACAATCTCCACTTTATTCTCATGCTGAGAGGGATACAAGGAGGAGAACGAG AAATAATTGCAATAACTGTGCAAATCTTACATCACAATCATGTCATACGAGAGTTCTATGCCAATATTACCGTACAG GATCCAGACTTTGCTGAGGTGTTGCCAGATCTCTCCAGCCGTGAGATGCAGTGGCTTGCTCATGGGCAGCTGAAGATTGCAGTGCAGACTACGGGAAGACATGGACAACGCATATGTGGTGTTATCACTGTCAGGAAGTCTTGTGACA CTTTCCAGAGTGTGTTATCTGGAGGTGATGCCTTGACCCCAACAAAGACTGGATCAGTGGGCTCAGCAACCCTCACACTGCATGAAAATGGGACAGTGGAGTACCAG CTTCAGATTGTCGGCATTCAGAGTGATGTAACAGCGGTGACTTTGGAGACCAAACCACGAAGGAAAATCAGGAGAAATGTTTTGTATGATCTGACTAAGGACCTCAATAATGGGAAG GTTTGTGGATGCTGGACAGGTGCTAACGCCCGAGACCTGCACATGTTACTGCAGAGTGAATTGTTCCTGAACGTTGCCACAAAGGATTTCCAGGAAGGAGAACTGAGAGGCCAGATCACACCTTTACTATACAGTGGACTGTGGGTCATGTATGAGG AACATCCAATACCACTGGCGGGAATGTTTGTGTCACCACCTCTCCAGACAGGATCGGCAGGTCATGCTTGGGTATCACTGGATGAGCACTGCCACCTGCACTACCAGATAGTGGTGACTGGTCTGGGACGGGCAGAGGATGCCGCCCTGCATGCACATCTCCTTGGCATTGCTgaactgggagaagtcagtgataGCTCACATGGACATAAGAGGATGTTGAAAGGCTTCTATGGGTCAGAG gCTCAGGGCAGTGTGAAGGACCTTGATCTTGAACTTTTTAGGCATTTGAACAGTGGCACTGCCTACATCCAAGTGAGCACAAAACTTAACGAACGTGGAGAGATCCGTGGTCCG CTACATATTCCAAACTCATGTGAATCTGGTGTAACGCAATTGTCACCTGAGGACTTGGAATATGAACCCGTTGAGAAGAGCACCCAAGATCACTCAGAGGAAGTTATCAAAGAACCTACATCTTGTTTCTTTGAAGGAAAACGAAGAGTTCATGGAGCTCGATGGGCACCTGACTATGACAAGAAGTGTTCAGTATGCACTTGTGAG AAACAAACACCGACCTGTGAGCCTATTGTGTGCCAGCCTCTGAACTGTACCCAAACTGTGCAGCTGCCTGACCAGTGCTGTCCAGTGTGCAAGG AGAAGAAACATAGTGGACAGCACAGTGATG GATGCTTTTTCAGTGGAAAATGGAGAGATGCTGGGACACGCTGGCATCCAGAAATTTTCCCTTTTGGTGTAGTTTCATGTGCACTGTGTTCCTGCAAG AGTTCTGCACAAGGGCTCCACTGTGAGAGAGAGGAGTGTCCGGAACTTACCTGTGCCAAACCATACCGTGAAAATCCAATGGACTGCTGCAAGAAATGTCCAG CTGAGGAACCAAACCCCTTATATATGGCAGACAGAATGCAATCTGATGAACCCCGGCATTGCAAAATTATGAGTCGGCTGTATGGAAACAATGAAGAGTGGCACCCAACAGTTGTAGACCATGGAACGGTGAAATGTTTGACCTGTGTTTGTACG GATGGTGTTCCTAAGTGTCATAAACAGAAATGGAAGTGCAGTCACCCAGAATGCCGTGGTAATAGAAGGTTTACCAAATATTGCTGCCGCGATTGCGAAG GCAGCCATTATGAACATGAGAAGACTAAACCCGAGGAGCATGAAAGCCATTAA
- the CHRD gene encoding chordin isoform X2: MHRSRWGKETGKISCKNIKRQCPTLTCANPIEVPGQCCRVCPKSSPVPPAKKSEFMFDEFEHFQEKDDDLYNDRSYLNSDDVAVEDSHTEYVAFLTASSDMWPTMNSGLAKAKFNLQSSNLLFSITYKGIDSVSRVRFTDSDESVLFEHPVHRVRNPEGDTICGIWRSFPRSSLHLLRLGQIHVSLVTPTLSKPDISGKIIRHKAFFSESFSALLTPENPEEGMERGLAMLTLSDVDDNLHFILMLRGIQGGEREIIAITVQILHHNHVIREFYANITVQDPDFAEVLPDLSSREMQWLAHGQLKIAVQTTGRHGQRICGVITVRKSCDTFQSVLSGGDALTPTKTGSVGSATLTLHENGTVEYQLQIVGIQSDVTAVTLETKPRRKIRRNVLYDLTKDLNNGKVCGCWTGANARDLHMLLQSELFLNVATKDFQEGELRGQITPLLYSGLWVMYEEHPIPLAGMFVSPPLQTGSAGHAWVSLDEHCHLHYQIVVTGLGRAEDAALHAHLLGIAELGEVSDSSHGHKRMLKGFYGSEAQGSVKDLDLELFRHLNSGTAYIQVSTKLNERGEIRGPLHIPNSCESGVTQLSPEDLEYEPVEKSTQDHSEEVIKEPTSCFFEGKRRVHGARWAPDYDKKCSVCTCEKQTPTCEPIVCQPLNCTQTVQLPDQCCPVCKEKKHSGQHSDGCFFSGKWRDAGTRWHPEIFPFGVVSCALCSCKSSAQGLHCEREECPELTCAKPYRENPMDCCKKCPAEEPNPLYMADRMQSDEPRHCKIMSRLYGNNEEWHPTVVDHGTVKCLTCVCTDGVPKCHKQKWKCSHPECRGNRRFTKYCCRDCEGSHYEHEKTKPEEHESH, translated from the exons atg cATCGGAGTCGCTGGGGAAAAGAAACTGGGAAGATCAGCTGCAAAAACATCAAGCGTCAATGCCCTACACTCACCTGTGCTAATCCCATCGAAGTCCCAGGACAATGCTGCCGGGTGTGTCCCAAGT CTTCTCCTGTTCCACCTGCGAAGAAATCCGAGTTTATGTTTGATGAGTTTGAGCATTTCCAGGAAAAAGATGATGATCTCTATAATGACCGTTCTTACCTGAACTCTGACGATGTGGCTGTGGAGGACAGCCATACAG aatatgTAGCATTTTTGACTGCTTCCAGTGACATGTGGCCAACAATGAACAGCGGTCTTGCCAAGGCCAAATTTAATTTACAGAGTTCCAATCTACTGTTTTCTATTACTTACAAAGG gataGATAGTGTTTCCCGTGTTCGCTTCACAGATTCTGATGAATCTGTGTTATTTGAGCATCCTGTGCACAGGGTGAGGAACCCGGAAGGAGACACA ATCTGTGGCATTTGGCGGTCATTTCCTCGCTCCTCTCTTCACCTCCTTCGTTTGGGACAAATTCATGTTTCCTTGGTCACCCCAACACTGTCAAAGCCTGACATTTCTGGCAAGATTATCCGacacaaagcttttttttcag AGTCTTTTAGTGCCCTTCTAACACCAGAGAACCCAGAGGAGGGAATGGAACGAGGCCTTGCCATGCTAACGCTTAGTGACGTGGATGACAATCTCCACTTTATTCTCATGCTGAGAGGGATACAAGGAGGAGAACGAG AAATAATTGCAATAACTGTGCAAATCTTACATCACAATCATGTCATACGAGAGTTCTATGCCAATATTACCGTACAG GATCCAGACTTTGCTGAGGTGTTGCCAGATCTCTCCAGCCGTGAGATGCAGTGGCTTGCTCATGGGCAGCTGAAGATTGCAGTGCAGACTACGGGAAGACATGGACAACGCATATGTGGTGTTATCACTGTCAGGAAGTCTTGTGACA CTTTCCAGAGTGTGTTATCTGGAGGTGATGCCTTGACCCCAACAAAGACTGGATCAGTGGGCTCAGCAACCCTCACACTGCATGAAAATGGGACAGTGGAGTACCAG CTTCAGATTGTCGGCATTCAGAGTGATGTAACAGCGGTGACTTTGGAGACCAAACCACGAAGGAAAATCAGGAGAAATGTTTTGTATGATCTGACTAAGGACCTCAATAATGGGAAG GTTTGTGGATGCTGGACAGGTGCTAACGCCCGAGACCTGCACATGTTACTGCAGAGTGAATTGTTCCTGAACGTTGCCACAAAGGATTTCCAGGAAGGAGAACTGAGAGGCCAGATCACACCTTTACTATACAGTGGACTGTGGGTCATGTATGAGG AACATCCAATACCACTGGCGGGAATGTTTGTGTCACCACCTCTCCAGACAGGATCGGCAGGTCATGCTTGGGTATCACTGGATGAGCACTGCCACCTGCACTACCAGATAGTGGTGACTGGTCTGGGACGGGCAGAGGATGCCGCCCTGCATGCACATCTCCTTGGCATTGCTgaactgggagaagtcagtgataGCTCACATGGACATAAGAGGATGTTGAAAGGCTTCTATGGGTCAGAG gCTCAGGGCAGTGTGAAGGACCTTGATCTTGAACTTTTTAGGCATTTGAACAGTGGCACTGCCTACATCCAAGTGAGCACAAAACTTAACGAACGTGGAGAGATCCGTGGTCCG CTACATATTCCAAACTCATGTGAATCTGGTGTAACGCAATTGTCACCTGAGGACTTGGAATATGAACCCGTTGAGAAGAGCACCCAAGATCACTCAGAGGAAGTTATCAAAGAACCTACATCTTGTTTCTTTGAAGGAAAACGAAGAGTTCATGGAGCTCGATGGGCACCTGACTATGACAAGAAGTGTTCAGTATGCACTTGTGAG AAACAAACACCGACCTGTGAGCCTATTGTGTGCCAGCCTCTGAACTGTACCCAAACTGTGCAGCTGCCTGACCAGTGCTGTCCAGTGTGCAAGG AGAAGAAACATAGTGGACAGCACAGTGATG GATGCTTTTTCAGTGGAAAATGGAGAGATGCTGGGACACGCTGGCATCCAGAAATTTTCCCTTTTGGTGTAGTTTCATGTGCACTGTGTTCCTGCAAG AGTTCTGCACAAGGGCTCCACTGTGAGAGAGAGGAGTGTCCGGAACTTACCTGTGCCAAACCATACCGTGAAAATCCAATGGACTGCTGCAAGAAATGTCCAG CTGAGGAACCAAACCCCTTATATATGGCAGACAGAATGCAATCTGATGAACCCCGGCATTGCAAAATTATGAGTCGGCTGTATGGAAACAATGAAGAGTGGCACCCAACAGTTGTAGACCATGGAACGGTGAAATGTTTGACCTGTGTTTGTACG GATGGTGTTCCTAAGTGTCATAAACAGAAATGGAAGTGCAGTCACCCAGAATGCCGTGGTAATAGAAGGTTTACCAAATATTGCTGCCGCGATTGCGAAG GCAGCCATTATGAACATGAGAAGACTAAACCCGAGGAGCATGAAAGCCATTAA